A genomic segment from Sparus aurata chromosome 10, fSpaAur1.1, whole genome shotgun sequence encodes:
- the LOC115589656 gene encoding complement C1q and tumor necrosis factor-related protein 9A-like, producing the protein MSTSKPNMSDLGQSLYAMAEQLIALENRLKELEKGKTEVAFGTMLEKGGVHGPFKTDVTLAYNKVLTNIGGAYDSSTGVFTAPVAGVYYFTFFYQAGKNASKLELFKNSQVIVRTSEEKTSYDTTDSGGNAVVLQLEERDEVYLRMAANCEIWAGDHHTSFSGFLVSKDK; encoded by the exons ATGTCCACCTCCAAACCCAACATGAGTGACCTGGGGCAATCCCTGTATGCCATGGCAGAACAACTGATAGCTTTGGAAAACAGGCTGAAGGAACTGGAGAAAG GCAAAACCGAGGTGGCATTCGGCACAATGTTAGAGAAAGGTGGGGTTCATGGACCATTCAAGACAGACGTTACTCTGGCTTACAACAAAGTGCTCACAAACATCGGTGGTGCCTACGACAGCTCTACAG GTGTCTTCACTGCACCTGTTGCAGGTGTTTATTATTTCACCTTCTTCTATCAGGCTggaaaaaatgcatcaaagctgGAGCTCTTCAAGAACAGTCAGGTTATAGTCCggacatcagaggaaaagacTTCCTATGACACAACTGATAGCGGAGGAAATGCAGTTGTCTTGCAGTTGGAGGAAAGAGACGAGGTTTATCTGCGCATGGCTGCAAATTGTGAGATTTGGGCAGGTGACCACCACACCTCATTCAGTGGTTTCCTGGTCTCTAAGGATAAGTGA